Proteins from a single region of Scatophagus argus isolate fScaArg1 chromosome 23, fScaArg1.pri, whole genome shotgun sequence:
- the LOC124054273 gene encoding uncharacterized protein LOC124054273 isoform X1: MLQTETKLHKCCTPRAESVAMEAIFNLLQQHRLESYYAKFLQLGVKDERDFLDGVTDEDLKNLGLTQVEKNRFSGMRNTIRRLRAPAHRAETSVKKSMEAFSLQYTYPKSPGPKCINDLDPAQNTVEDLMLRICHSERIGPSRGVCLYAADGMPLSDDPFFNTWSLKDRHIKSGDVIYAIFTPKENLIQAPPTLSMEMAETSGTDAVRCHIMLKGDFEVTVDLERDTVVNLKNKLAIESGIPGRVLRYRGDHGGGNTLASCGISDGSTVNFSLSSFPEEAPDHQEFFTDDIKPSVLQTTKGISVFLSSLQIVKNTTSGVGCKNLIGYMRKLTGCHPLAQSLHQLLWKNEILSRNQKIAVYEGLYLLFRQLLPQLGSKRGDKIIEDDEVFEYSTYCWAYLMSEAKNETSEHENYAPFCLTSEEGSRFCDPVNVPGVPGVFERAVVLQKIKDGEKIPNCTEEVLQETSLTRAADIEKILLSIHPSIKTYHLWISVDSVTGQNFCINTEKTLGDMAKQTDAYPALRVTPPLLLKDLGLDDLRLVYLSEDNLGVYTTKDKLCPAKIKVYDCLAGKIKTIDVDMLAARTGDHRDDDSFVTTRTPKEAIMVLIDTSSSMAEKCYGNVEIQKIHAVKELFDNFANRTMAYDFHHVIGLVKFDSTVETLHTFTETLEKFKEHVHTLKASGRTKLYDALQHGMLELEKVKKFPDCKRRILCLTDGNDVGSSNKPEVVTANLIKSNIIVDSVILGNAEISPRQGNTSHILHGISLATGGCCFKPETSKDGLKLFENETVLSLEMRKPRNKSDPASITPSYLRQLSAPHEYDALPEAILPSQMNAKVTVTESALKKKIQDGKVGRLMEKDKRILEELRSLHCSPHPYFSIFPSESDFTFWKILMEGPPDTPYEKGVFELFCQFGPDYPVKPPLVRFVTPVYHCNINSVGRICHNIFDRNYNAQITMREILNAVYGLLIIPEPEDPLDSILAEEFLSSRETYEQEAKKHTEKSAAQSRDDMEKALVDSGKQFVPTHLICPLTNKMFVDPVETKYGRVYERKAVEKHLKLNKRDPKGGPDELLCEADLKPANEMKKMVMDYRSKQIQDK; encoded by the exons ATGCTGCAAACAGAAACTAAACTGCACAAGTGTTGCACTCCACGTGCGGAGAGCGTCGCG ATGGAGGCAATATTCAACTTGctccagcagcacagactgGAGTCTTACTACGCAAAGTTTCTTCAGCTGGGAGTGAAGGATGAGAGAGATTTCCTCGACGGAGTAACAGATGAGGACTTGAAAAACCTCG GGTTAACACAGGTGGAAAAAAATCGGTTTTCTGGTATGAGAAACACCATTCGCAGACTCAGAGCTCCAGCACACCGAGCTGAAACGTCTGTGAAGAAGTCAATGGAGGCGTTCAGTCTGCAGTACACGTACCCCAAAAGTCCCGGACCAAAATGTATCAACG ATTTGGATCCAGCACAGAACACAGTTGAGGATCTGATGCTGAGGATCTGTCACAGTGAACGCATTGGTCCGTCCAGAGGTGTTTGTCTGTACGCAGCCGATGGGATGCCTTTGTCTGATGATCCGTTCTTCAACACGT GGTCTTTGAAAGACAGACATATTAAAAGTGGGGATGTAATCTACGCCATCTTTACGCCAAAGGAAAATCTGATTCAAGCTCCTCCAACGTTGAGCATGGAGATGGCTGAAACAAGCGGAACAGATGCGGTTCGATGCCACATCATGCTGAAG GGAGACTTTGAGGTGACGGTGGATTTGGAACGTGACACAGTTGTGAATCTGAAGAACAAGCTGGCGATCGAGAGTGGAATCCCTGGACGTGTTCTTCGCTACAG GGGCGACCATGGCGGCGGCAACACTTTGGCGAGTTGTGGAATCTCAGATGGGTCGACGGTTAACTTCTCACTGTCATCCTTTCCTGAGGAGGCTCCAGACCACCAAGAGTTCTTCACTGATGACATCAAGCCCTCAGTGCTTCAAACCACCAAAGGAATCAGTGTCTTCTTGTCCTCACTTCAGATCGTT AAAAACACGACTTCAGGAGTTGGATGCAAGAATTTGATTGGCTACATGCGAAAACTGACTGGATGTCACCCTCTGGCCCAAAGTTTGCATCAGTTACTCTGGAAGAACGAGATCCTGTCCAGGAACCAGAAG aTCGCAGTATATGAAGGCCTGTACCTGCTCTTTAGACAGCTTTTGCCACAGCTCGGATCAAAACGAGGCGACAAGATCATCGAGGACGATGAGGTGTTTGAGTATTCAACATACTGCTGGGCGTATCTCATGTCAGAGGCAAAG AACGAGACGTCAGAACATGAGAACTACGCACCGTTTTGTCTGACGTCTGAGGAAGGCAGCCGCTTCTGTGATCCAGTCAATGTACCTGGAGTGCCAGGTGTCTTTGAAAGAGCAGTTGTACTTCAGAAAATCAAAG ATGGTGAGAAGATTCCAAACTGCACTGAAGAAGTTTTGCAAGAGACGTCACTCACCAGAGCCGCTGACATCGAAAAGATTTTGCTCAGCATTCATCCGTCAATTAAAACATATCACCTTTGGATTTCTGTTGACAGCGTGACTGGCCAGAA CTTTTGCATAAATACAGAGAAGACCTTGGGAGACATGGCGAAACAAACCGACGCTTACCCCGCCCTCAGAGTGactccaccactgctgctgaagGACCTCGGATTGGATGACTTACGCCTTGTTTACCTGAGCGAAG ACAATCTTGGTGTCTACACGACGAAAGATAAGTTATGCCCTGCAAAGATCAAGGTGTATGATTGTCTGGCTGGCAAAATCAAAACTATAGATGTGGACATGTTGGCAGCCAG AACTGGTGACCACAGGGATGACGATTCATTTGTCACAACCAGGACTCCCAAAGAAGCTATAATG GTGCTGATAGATACAAGCTCATCCATGGCGGAGAAGTGCTACGGAAATGTGGAAATACAGAAAATCCATGCTGTTAAAGAGCTTTTTGACAACTTTGCCAACCGGACTATGGCTTATGATTTTCATCATGTCATCGGCCTTGTGAAGTTTGACTCCACAGTGGAAACTCTCCACACGTTCACAGAAACACTCGAAAAGTTCAAG gAACATGTGCACACTCTTAAGGCAAGTGGAAGAACCAAGCTGTATGATGCCTTACAGCATGGAATGCTTGAGTtggaaaaagtcaaaaagtTTCCTGACTGTAAACGTCGCATTCTCTGTCTCACAGATGGAAATGATGTTGG ATCTTCAAACAAGCCAGAAGTTGTCACTGCCAACCTGATAAAATCAAACATCATCGTGGATTCGGTTATTCTTGGAAATGCAGAGATCAGTCCTCGCCAGGGCAATACTTCTCATATTCTGCATGGAATCAGCCTCGCAACAG GGGGCTGCTGTTTCAAACCAGAGACAAGCAAAGATGGTCTGAAGCTGTTTGAGAACGAGACTGTTCTCTCTTTAGAGATGAGGAAACCCAGGAACAAGTCTGACCCAGCGTCCATCACTCCG AGTTATCTAAGACAGCTCTCTGCTCCTCATGAGTATGATGCCCTTCCAGAGGCCATCTTGCCGAGCCAGATGAACGCTAAAGTGACGGTGACAGAGAG TGCTCTGAAAAAGAAGATCCAGGATGGCAAAGTTGGGCGGTTAATGGAGAAGGACAAACGAAtcctggaggagctgaggagtcTGCATTGTAGTCCACATCCCTACTTCAGTATCTTTCCATCAGAGTCTGACTTCA CGTTCTGGAAGATTCTGATGGAAGGACCTCCCGACACGCCTTACGAGAAAGGAGTCTTTGAGTTGTTCTGCCAGTTCGGTCCCGACTACCCGGTGAAGCCTCCTCTTGTTCGCTTTGTCACACCT GTGTACCACTGTAATATTAACAGTGTGGGACGCATCTGCCACAACATCTTTGACCGGAACTACAACGCCCAGATCACCATGAGAGAGATCCTCAATGCTGTTTATGGACTGCTCATCATCCCTGAGCCTGAAGATCCACTGGACAG CATTCTGGCTGAGGAATTCCTGTCCAGCCGCGAGACGTATGAACAGGAggccaaaaaacacacagagaaaagtgcAGCACAGTCCCGGGACGATATGGAGAAG GCTCTGGTGGATTCTGGGAAACAGTTTGTACCCACACATCTGATCTGTCCGCTCACCAACAAGATGTTCGTCGATCCGGTGGAAACAAAGTACGGCAGAGTGTACGAACGAAAGGCCGTTGAGAAACACCTCAAACT aaacaaacGTGATCCAAAGGGCGGCCCGGACGAGCTGCTCTGCGAAGCTGATCTTAAACCAGccaatgaaatgaagaaaatggtGATGGATTACCGTTCAAAACAAATTCAAGACAAGTGA
- the LOC124054273 gene encoding uncharacterized protein LOC124054273 isoform X2, producing MASALLEPHPVLFTGLTQVEKNRFSGMRNTIRRLRAPAHRAETSVKKSMEAFSLQYTYPKSPGPKCINDLDPAQNTVEDLMLRICHSERIGPSRGVCLYAADGMPLSDDPFFNTWSLKDRHIKSGDVIYAIFTPKENLIQAPPTLSMEMAETSGTDAVRCHIMLKGDFEVTVDLERDTVVNLKNKLAIESGIPGRVLRYRGDHGGGNTLASCGISDGSTVNFSLSSFPEEAPDHQEFFTDDIKPSVLQTTKGISVFLSSLQIVKNTTSGVGCKNLIGYMRKLTGCHPLAQSLHQLLWKNEILSRNQKIAVYEGLYLLFRQLLPQLGSKRGDKIIEDDEVFEYSTYCWAYLMSEAKNETSEHENYAPFCLTSEEGSRFCDPVNVPGVPGVFERAVVLQKIKDGEKIPNCTEEVLQETSLTRAADIEKILLSIHPSIKTYHLWISVDSVTGQNFCINTEKTLGDMAKQTDAYPALRVTPPLLLKDLGLDDLRLVYLSEDNLGVYTTKDKLCPAKIKVYDCLAGKIKTIDVDMLAARTGDHRDDDSFVTTRTPKEAIMVLIDTSSSMAEKCYGNVEIQKIHAVKELFDNFANRTMAYDFHHVIGLVKFDSTVETLHTFTETLEKFKEHVHTLKASGRTKLYDALQHGMLELEKVKKFPDCKRRILCLTDGNDVGSSNKPEVVTANLIKSNIIVDSVILGNAEISPRQGNTSHILHGISLATGGCCFKPETSKDGLKLFENETVLSLEMRKPRNKSDPASITPSYLRQLSAPHEYDALPEAILPSQMNAKVTVTESALKKKIQDGKVGRLMEKDKRILEELRSLHCSPHPYFSIFPSESDFTFWKILMEGPPDTPYEKGVFELFCQFGPDYPVKPPLVRFVTPVYHCNINSVGRICHNIFDRNYNAQITMREILNAVYGLLIIPEPEDPLDSILAEEFLSSRETYEQEAKKHTEKSAAQSRDDMEKALVDSGKQFVPTHLICPLTNKMFVDPVETKYGRVYERKAVEKHLKLNKRDPKGGPDELLCEADLKPANEMKKMVMDYRSKQIQDK from the exons ATGGCGTCAGCACTGCTGGAGCCTCACCCAGTTCTTTTCACAG GGTTAACACAGGTGGAAAAAAATCGGTTTTCTGGTATGAGAAACACCATTCGCAGACTCAGAGCTCCAGCACACCGAGCTGAAACGTCTGTGAAGAAGTCAATGGAGGCGTTCAGTCTGCAGTACACGTACCCCAAAAGTCCCGGACCAAAATGTATCAACG ATTTGGATCCAGCACAGAACACAGTTGAGGATCTGATGCTGAGGATCTGTCACAGTGAACGCATTGGTCCGTCCAGAGGTGTTTGTCTGTACGCAGCCGATGGGATGCCTTTGTCTGATGATCCGTTCTTCAACACGT GGTCTTTGAAAGACAGACATATTAAAAGTGGGGATGTAATCTACGCCATCTTTACGCCAAAGGAAAATCTGATTCAAGCTCCTCCAACGTTGAGCATGGAGATGGCTGAAACAAGCGGAACAGATGCGGTTCGATGCCACATCATGCTGAAG GGAGACTTTGAGGTGACGGTGGATTTGGAACGTGACACAGTTGTGAATCTGAAGAACAAGCTGGCGATCGAGAGTGGAATCCCTGGACGTGTTCTTCGCTACAG GGGCGACCATGGCGGCGGCAACACTTTGGCGAGTTGTGGAATCTCAGATGGGTCGACGGTTAACTTCTCACTGTCATCCTTTCCTGAGGAGGCTCCAGACCACCAAGAGTTCTTCACTGATGACATCAAGCCCTCAGTGCTTCAAACCACCAAAGGAATCAGTGTCTTCTTGTCCTCACTTCAGATCGTT AAAAACACGACTTCAGGAGTTGGATGCAAGAATTTGATTGGCTACATGCGAAAACTGACTGGATGTCACCCTCTGGCCCAAAGTTTGCATCAGTTACTCTGGAAGAACGAGATCCTGTCCAGGAACCAGAAG aTCGCAGTATATGAAGGCCTGTACCTGCTCTTTAGACAGCTTTTGCCACAGCTCGGATCAAAACGAGGCGACAAGATCATCGAGGACGATGAGGTGTTTGAGTATTCAACATACTGCTGGGCGTATCTCATGTCAGAGGCAAAG AACGAGACGTCAGAACATGAGAACTACGCACCGTTTTGTCTGACGTCTGAGGAAGGCAGCCGCTTCTGTGATCCAGTCAATGTACCTGGAGTGCCAGGTGTCTTTGAAAGAGCAGTTGTACTTCAGAAAATCAAAG ATGGTGAGAAGATTCCAAACTGCACTGAAGAAGTTTTGCAAGAGACGTCACTCACCAGAGCCGCTGACATCGAAAAGATTTTGCTCAGCATTCATCCGTCAATTAAAACATATCACCTTTGGATTTCTGTTGACAGCGTGACTGGCCAGAA CTTTTGCATAAATACAGAGAAGACCTTGGGAGACATGGCGAAACAAACCGACGCTTACCCCGCCCTCAGAGTGactccaccactgctgctgaagGACCTCGGATTGGATGACTTACGCCTTGTTTACCTGAGCGAAG ACAATCTTGGTGTCTACACGACGAAAGATAAGTTATGCCCTGCAAAGATCAAGGTGTATGATTGTCTGGCTGGCAAAATCAAAACTATAGATGTGGACATGTTGGCAGCCAG AACTGGTGACCACAGGGATGACGATTCATTTGTCACAACCAGGACTCCCAAAGAAGCTATAATG GTGCTGATAGATACAAGCTCATCCATGGCGGAGAAGTGCTACGGAAATGTGGAAATACAGAAAATCCATGCTGTTAAAGAGCTTTTTGACAACTTTGCCAACCGGACTATGGCTTATGATTTTCATCATGTCATCGGCCTTGTGAAGTTTGACTCCACAGTGGAAACTCTCCACACGTTCACAGAAACACTCGAAAAGTTCAAG gAACATGTGCACACTCTTAAGGCAAGTGGAAGAACCAAGCTGTATGATGCCTTACAGCATGGAATGCTTGAGTtggaaaaagtcaaaaagtTTCCTGACTGTAAACGTCGCATTCTCTGTCTCACAGATGGAAATGATGTTGG ATCTTCAAACAAGCCAGAAGTTGTCACTGCCAACCTGATAAAATCAAACATCATCGTGGATTCGGTTATTCTTGGAAATGCAGAGATCAGTCCTCGCCAGGGCAATACTTCTCATATTCTGCATGGAATCAGCCTCGCAACAG GGGGCTGCTGTTTCAAACCAGAGACAAGCAAAGATGGTCTGAAGCTGTTTGAGAACGAGACTGTTCTCTCTTTAGAGATGAGGAAACCCAGGAACAAGTCTGACCCAGCGTCCATCACTCCG AGTTATCTAAGACAGCTCTCTGCTCCTCATGAGTATGATGCCCTTCCAGAGGCCATCTTGCCGAGCCAGATGAACGCTAAAGTGACGGTGACAGAGAG TGCTCTGAAAAAGAAGATCCAGGATGGCAAAGTTGGGCGGTTAATGGAGAAGGACAAACGAAtcctggaggagctgaggagtcTGCATTGTAGTCCACATCCCTACTTCAGTATCTTTCCATCAGAGTCTGACTTCA CGTTCTGGAAGATTCTGATGGAAGGACCTCCCGACACGCCTTACGAGAAAGGAGTCTTTGAGTTGTTCTGCCAGTTCGGTCCCGACTACCCGGTGAAGCCTCCTCTTGTTCGCTTTGTCACACCT GTGTACCACTGTAATATTAACAGTGTGGGACGCATCTGCCACAACATCTTTGACCGGAACTACAACGCCCAGATCACCATGAGAGAGATCCTCAATGCTGTTTATGGACTGCTCATCATCCCTGAGCCTGAAGATCCACTGGACAG CATTCTGGCTGAGGAATTCCTGTCCAGCCGCGAGACGTATGAACAGGAggccaaaaaacacacagagaaaagtgcAGCACAGTCCCGGGACGATATGGAGAAG GCTCTGGTGGATTCTGGGAAACAGTTTGTACCCACACATCTGATCTGTCCGCTCACCAACAAGATGTTCGTCGATCCGGTGGAAACAAAGTACGGCAGAGTGTACGAACGAAAGGCCGTTGAGAAACACCTCAAACT aaacaaacGTGATCCAAAGGGCGGCCCGGACGAGCTGCTCTGCGAAGCTGATCTTAAACCAGccaatgaaatgaagaaaatggtGATGGATTACCGTTCAAAACAAATTCAAGACAAGTGA
- the LOC124054323 gene encoding Fc receptor-like protein 5 — protein MEVTSLCLIVSAALSVHPDKSQFFRYDDIRVTCAAPANTSGWTLRKNDSAAVAEPCEGDCTLGDVYPSDSGVYWCESAQDECSNAVNITVAVGPVILESPALPVTEGDLVTLRCSYKERYEKNRTSDFSAAFYKDGVFIGTQPAGKMVLPAASQRDEGFYTCEHPARGRSPQSWLAVRARPIIIIPPVMSVPRLVCSILLFVLYTAILGLGIYTYRQWARGRKTSESPAGDDVKWRASDQVE, from the exons ATGGAGGTCACTTCGCTCTGCCTCATCGTCT CGGCCGCACTGAGCGTCCATCCTGACAAATCTCAGTTCTTCCGCTATGACGACATCCGCGTGACCTGCGCGGCGCCAGCAAACACCAGCGGCTGGACGTTGAGGAAAAACGACTCTGCTGCGGTGGCTGAGCCATGCGAGGGCGACTGCACCCTGGGAGACGTCTACCCGTCCGACAGCGGAGTGTACTGGTGCGAGTCGGCGCAGGACGAGTGCAGCAACGCCGTCAACATCACTGTGGCAG ttGGCCCGGTGATCCTCGAGAGCCCCGCACTTCCTGTCACTGAGGGGGACCTGGTGACACTTCGCTGCTCCTACAAGGAGCGATACGAAAAGAATCGAACATCAGACTTCAGTGCTGCCTTCTACAAAGATGGCGTTTTCATCGGCACCCAGCCGGCGGGAAAGATGGTCCTGCCAGCCGCGTCCCAGCGCGACGAAGGCTTCTACACGTGTGAACATCCTGCCAGGGGAAGGTCACCACAGAGCTGGCTGGCCGTGAGAG ctCGGCCCATAATCATCATCCCTCCCGTCATGTCTGTGCCCCGGCTGGTGTGCAGCATCCTGCTCTTCGTCCTCTACACCGCCATACTCGGACTGGGTATATATACGTACCGACAGTGGGCCCGAGGGAGGAAGACCTCTGAGAGTCCTG CTGGAGATGACGTCAAGTGGAGAGCTTCTGATCAAgtggagtga